In Cryptosporangium minutisporangium, the genomic stretch CTGCCTGCCCTTCGCACCCGGCTTCGTCCGCGAACTCGCCGACAGCCCGGCCGGACCGACCGCAGGCCTGGTGTACCTCGGACTGGTCCCGACCGCGCTGGCGTTCGGGACCTGGGGGTACGCGCTCGCCCGCATGGACGCCGGACGACTCGGCATCACCACCTACGTCGTCCCGCCGCTCGCCGTCCTCGGCGGATGGGTCCTGCTCGGCGAGACGCCGGCCGCGCTCGTCGGCGGCGCCGTGTGCCTGGTCGGAGTGGCCCTGTCCCGTCGTCGGTGAAACCTGAGTGCCCTCGTCGGGCGCGTTTGGGCAGTTCGAGGTGTGTGTTCGAGTGTATGGGCTTGTTATTGCGGAAGGAGTGAGCGGGAGCGGAGCAACCGACGTCGCGCCGCCGTCGTCCTTGGTGGGTGACGGAAGGGACCGGTCTTGATACGACGACGACAGCAGAGCTTCGAAGAACTCGAGGCTCTCATCGCCAATCGGCGCGACGCGATGCTGGCGACCGCCACGCTGCTCGCCGGTGGGCGGCACGCCGGCGAGGACCTTCTCCAAGCGGCCATCGAGCGGATGATCCGCCGATGGCACCGGGTCGAGGGCGACCCGGAGGCGTACCTCCGCAGGATCCTCTACCACCTGGCCGTCGACAGTTGGCGGCAGCGGAGACGACGCCCCGAACTGCTCGCCGTCGTCGAGCCGGAGGGCCAGCCCGACGGCACCGACGCCGTCGACCTGAGACAGGCCCTGGTACAGGCACTCGGCCAGTTAGCTCCGCGGCAGCGCGCGGTGCTGGTGTTGCGGTACTTCGAGGAGCTCAGCGAG encodes the following:
- a CDS encoding SigE family RNA polymerase sigma factor, with amino-acid sequence MIRRRQQSFEELEALIANRRDAMLATATLLAGGRHAGEDLLQAAIERMIRRWHRVEGDPEAYLRRILYHLAVDSWRQRRRRPELLAVVEPEGQPDGTDAVDLRQALVQALGQLAPRQRAVLVLRYFEELSEAEIAATLGCSTGTVKSTAARGMKRLRELTTAWIPQSATEPNGAPR